TGATCGAAGCCGCCGAACGCGACGGGTCGCTGCGCCCGGGACAGACCATTGTCGAAGCCACAAGCGGAAACACTGGCATCGGGCTTGCCATGGTCTGTGCGCAAAAGGGCTATCCGCTTGTGGTGACAATGGCCGAAAGTTTCAGCGTAGAACGCCGCAAGCTCATGCGGTTTCTCGGTGCCAAAGTCGTGCTCACACCTGCCACGCAAAAAGGCAGCGGCATGGTTGCGAAAGCCCGAGAGCTGGCGGCGGCACATGGCTGGTTCATGTCACGGCAGTTTGAGAACCCCGCCAATGTCGAGGTCCATAGCCGCACCACCGCCCGCGAAATTCTGCGCGATTTCGGCAGCAACGGGCTGGATTATTGGGTCACCGGGTTCGGCACCGGCGGGACTTTGACGGGCGTGGCGCGCGTGCTGCGCTCCGAAAGCCCCGCAACCAAGATTGTAACAGCTGAACCCGCCACAGCCGCTCTGATGCAAAGCGGCCAGGTACAGGCCTTTAACACCGACGGCAGCGCCGCAGAAAGCCACCCGGCCTTCAACCCGCACCCGATGCAGGGCTGGTCGCCCGATTTCATTTCCGACATTGCGCATCAATCCATGCAAAACGGTTACATCGACCACATGATGTCCGTGGCAGGACCAGATGCCATCGCCATGGCCAAAGAGCTTGCACGCAAGGAAGGCATCTTCTGCGGCATCAGCGGTGGTGCAACCTTCGCCGCTGCAATGGAGGTCGCAAAAACCGCACTGAAAGAATCCACGATCCTTGCGATGTTGCCTGATACGGGCGAGCGCTATCTTTCGACACCTTTGTTTGAAGATGTTGCGGTCGAGATGACAGACGAAGAACTCGCACTGTCGGAATCGACTCCGAACGTGCGCTTCGATGTCCCGGCTCCGTCCGCGACGCCTGCCAAACCAACGCTCGTCGCTGCCCTAAGCGCGACCTGAAAACCCTGGCCGAAGGCATCCCTGTCTCTGGCCGATCATGCCTAGATCTTCAGATTTTCAAAGGAACCAAACCATGCAACAGGTTCATGCCTTCCCGGTCCTCAGCGGTCCTTTGGCCAAAGCTTCGGCCTATGCCAACGACTACCGCGAAGCCAAGACCAATCTTCATCCCACCGCCTCATTGGCGAATCTGCGTAACTCCTTTGGCGGCGTACTTCCCGCCAAAGGTCAGCCCGGAGAGGACGTCATCGCCGAGTTGATTAAGGCAGCAGAGCCCGGACTTGTCGGCAACACGCAAGCTGGGTTTCACGCCTGGGTTATGGGTGGCTCGAACATCACAGGCGTAGCTGCGGATTGGTTGACCTCGATTTGGGGGCAAAATGCGGGCATCTATCAGTGCTCACCTGCCGCCGCCACAGCCGAGGAAGTGGCCTGCGGCTGGCTTTTGGATGTGCTTGATCTGCCGCGCGAGGCGTCGGTTGGGCTGACCACGGGTGCCACCATGGCCGGGTTCATCGGACTGGCCGCGGCACGGGACGAAGTCTTGCGGCGGGCCGGCTACGA
This DNA window, taken from Roseovarius sp. S88, encodes the following:
- the cysK gene encoding cysteine synthase A, with translation MSQIKSSILDTIGNTPIVKINKLAPEGVELFVKLESFNPMGSVKDRLALGVIEAAERDGSLRPGQTIVEATSGNTGIGLAMVCAQKGYPLVVTMAESFSVERRKLMRFLGAKVVLTPATQKGSGMVAKARELAAAHGWFMSRQFENPANVEVHSRTTAREILRDFGSNGLDYWVTGFGTGGTLTGVARVLRSESPATKIVTAEPATAALMQSGQVQAFNTDGSAAESHPAFNPHPMQGWSPDFISDIAHQSMQNGYIDHMMSVAGPDAIAMAKELARKEGIFCGISGGATFAAAMEVAKTALKESTILAMLPDTGERYLSTPLFEDVAVEMTDEELALSESTPNVRFDVPAPSATPAKPTLVAALSAT